CGGCCGGCGGCATCGTCACTGACGGTCACGCCCGCGCGCTGGATGCCGAGGGCCGCGTCATCCCCGGCCTCTATGCCTCGGGCAATGACATGAATTCGGTGATGGGCGGGACCTATCCGGGGCCGGGGATCACCTTGGGGCCGGCGATGACGTTTGGCTATCTCGCGGGCAAGGATCTGGCGAGGCAACCCCTGGGCGCTTGACCCACTCGCCTGGCCGGCCGTCCGACGGGGGGCCGTCCAGGCATGTCCCGAAGATCCCCGGCCCTTCACCCCACCCTTTCCAAACTCGCCCCCACGGCGTGGTCGACGATGTAGAGCCAGGTGCCGTCGGCTTGCCGCCGCACGATCTCGGCCGAGCTGCCGGCCAGTGTGGTGGTGCCGTCGGGACCGGTGAGCGTCCAGTCGGCGCGCAGAAGCGCGACATCGCCGTGGCGGAGGCAGAAGGCGTTCCGGCCGGTGAGCGTGCCGGGCATCTGAAGGAAATCACCGAGCACGGCGGCGATCTGGGCCGTGCCGGTGTGGCTGGACATGCCGTCGACGCAGAGCGTGGCGTCGGCCTCGTAGAGTGCCAGGAGATTGTCGAGCCGGCGTGTGTTGAAGGCGCGGACGAAGGTCTCGTTCATCTGTTCGGGGGCGGCGACGGTGAACATGGCTGGGATCCTCGGTTGAACCGCAAGCGGTGCCTGGAGCAGGGCTCGCCGTGTGCGGCCTCTCTGACTTAATCCGCCCGCGCCCTTGTCATCAGATGCCCGACACTCGACAATCTGTTCGGTTGAGGCGAACAATCCCGCATGACCCTGTTCGACGGCATGGAAACCTTTGCACGCGTGGTCGAGGCCGGCAGCTTCACCGCGGCGGCGCGCGAGCTTGATGTCACCAAGTCGTCGGTGAGCGAGACGGTGCGCCGGCTCGAGCAGCGGCTCGGCGTGCGCCTGCTCGACCGCAGCACCCGGCATGTCGCGCCGACCGAGGCAGGGCTCGCCTTCCACGCCCGGGCCCGCAAAGCGATCGCCGAGGCGCAGGGCGCGGTCGCCGAGGCCCGCGCCCTGCATGAGGAACCGGCCGGCCGCCTGCGCATCGCCGCACCGGAAGCCTTCACCCAGCTGCTCGTGCCGGTCCTGTCGGGACTGATGCAGGACTATCCGGACCTGGAGGTCGAGATCGTCGGCGGCGTGCCGCCGGTCGATCTGGTCGAGGCGGGGTTCGATCTCGCGGTGCGGCTGGCACCCCGCCCGGCCGACACGCTGATCGTCCGGCGGGTCGGCACCTCGCGGATCATCATCTTGGGCTCTCCGGCCTATCTCGCCCGCCAGGGCGCGCCGGAACGGCCGGAGGATGTCGTAGCGCACCGCTGTATCGGCTTTTCGCCGGTCTTCTGGGGTCACGAATGGCGCTTCGAGACGGTGGACGGCCTGCTCGCCGTGCCGGTGAAGCCGGTGCTGCTGACCAATGTCACCGAGGCGATGCGGGCGGCGGCCCTCGCCGGCATGGGACTCACCGCGCTGCCGGAATGGTCGGTTGCCGACGAGCTTGGGTCCGGCGCGCTGGTGCGTGTGCTGAGCGGCTGGAAGACGCCGGAAAGCGGCATCTTCGTGGTTTATCCCTCGAACCGCCTGATGGCGGCGAAGGTGAAACATTTCGCCGACCGCCTTCGCCAGCACCTGAAGGCCGCGGGCCTGAGCTGACCGGCCTGTCGCGCTGCCTTGCCCCCTTTGAACACTGGCGCGCTCCAGCTAGGGTCAGGACGTTGCCCGGCATGACGGACGGTGCGATCGGGGGTGTCGTTCCGGGAGGCAGGGTCTGAGCCTGACGGGAGAGACGCGATGCGCTTCGTCGACCGCTATCCGATCATCGTCACGCCGAAGCTGCGCGAATGCCGTGACTTCTGGCGCCGGCACCTGGGCTTCACTGTGGTGTTCGAGGCGACCTGGTTCGTCCTGCTCCAGGCCGAGGGCGCAAGCGCGACACTGGCCTTCATGAGCCCCGACCATCCCTCCGCGCCGCCCGGACCCGAGGTCTTTCCGGGTTTCGGCACGTGTTTCGAGCTGCAGGTCGAAAATGCCGCGGCGGCTTTCGACGAGTTCCAGCGTGATGACGGCCCGGTCGGTCTTCATCTGGTCGACGAACCCTTCGGCCAACGCCGTTTCGGTTTCACCGATCCCTCCGGGCTCTGGGTCGACGTGGTCGAGCAGATCGATCCGGCGGCGGGGTTCTGGGAGGGCTATGTCGTCGATGCCGAGGGTTGACCCCTGACGCTCCTTGTCGCGCGCGTCTGGCATGTCCGGGCCGCGAGCCGTTGTTGAGCCCGCCGCCGCGCCCGCTGTCCAGCCAGCTTTGAATCCCGGCGTCATGCGGGTAGGCTGGGTACGCTGCCCGGCGAAGCCAGGAAGCTGCGATTGGGGGGACGGCGTTTCCAGCTGGCGGGCCAGGCCTGACAGGGAGGGATGCCGTGCACGTCGTCGACCCTTATCCGATCACCATCACCTCGAAACTCCGCCAATGCCGCGATGTCTGGCGCCGGCATTCCGGCGTCATCGTCGCCTTCGCGGCAACCTGCTACGTCCCGCCCCTTGTGCTGGCCTTGGGCCTTCTGGCGATGTCGGCCGGGCCGCTGCCGGCCCATGACATCTACACCCACCTCAAGAACAAGGCCGGGCGGAGCTGCTGCGATGGCACCGACTGCCGGCCGGTGCGTTATCGCCAGACCCCGTCGGGCGTGCATATGCTGATCGAGGGGGTCTGGGTCAGGATCCCGGACTCCCAGGTGGAGCAGCGCACGATCGAGGGCGATACTGGCGAAACCGGCGGCGGGCACTGGTGCGGCAGGCGGCTTCTCGGTGAGAACCGTTTCATGACCTATTGCGCCTTCGTGCCACCCAGCGCCACGGGCATCACGCCGCCCGGCCCTCCGGTCGGGTCGCCGCGTCCGCCGCGCAACAGAATGGCTCACTCCGGGCCGAAAGCGCATTAGGCGCTTTACGCCGGTCCGTCGGCGGCGAGCGGTCGCACCTCGCGTGCCGGTTAGTTGACGCTCGCTTGGCTGAACCGTTCGACCAGTAGGAATTTCTGCACCTTGCCGGTCGGCGTGCGTGGCAGGGGTGTGGTTTCGACAATGAACTGCTTGGGCGTCTTGAACCCGGCGAGGTGCTGGCGGCAGTGGGCTTCGAGCGCCTCGGCCGTCAGGTCGGCCCGGTCCTGCGGCACGACCAGGCTAACCACCCGCTCGCCCCACATGTCGTCGGGCAGGCCGAACACCGCGCAATCGGCGACGCCAGGGCAGCCGAGAATGATCTCCTCGACCTCGGCGGCGTGGACGTTCTGCCCACCGGTGACGATCATGTCCTTCTTGCGCCCGCGGATGAACAGATAACCCTCGTCATCCAGGCTGCCGAGGTCGCCGGTATGGATCCAGCCGTCGCGAAAGGTGCGGGCCGACTGTTCGGGATTGTCGAAATAGCCGGTCACCGCGTTGGGCGAGCGGCCGAGGATCTCGCCGAGCTGGTTGGCGGGAAGCGCCCGGCCGTCGTCGCCGGCGATCTTCACCTCACCGAAAGCGATCGGGCGGCCAACCGAGTCCGGGCGCCGGACACGATCGGCGGGCGTGCTGACCACCAGCGCGCCGGTCTCCTGCATGCCGTAATATTCGTAGAGGCGCGGGCAGAGCTTCGCCATCGTCGCCTCGCGAATGCTGGCCGGCAGGCTCGAGCCAGCGAAGACGACGGCGCGCAGCGAGGTCACGTCCCGCGGCGCGGCGGCGAGCGCCGGCAGCAGCATCGCGGCCATGGTCGGCACCAGGTTGACGATCGTCACCCGCTCGGCCGCGATCAGCGCTAAGGTTTCGTTCGGCTCGAAATTCGCCAGAACATGAGGAATGCCATAGAGGATGGCGCCGGCGATCCAGGCGAAGCCGACCCGCCCGAAGGCTGGGAAGACGGTCATCGCGACATCGTCGCGGGTCATGTCGAAGGCCTGGAACATCGGACCGAGGGTGCTGTTGTTGTACTGGTTCAGCACATAAGACTTGGGCAGGCCGGTGGTTCCGGAGGTCAGGTTGAAATAGAACGGATCGGCCTCGTCGATCTCGATGTCGGGCGCCTCGGACGAGGCGCCGGCGAGCAGCGCCTCATAGTCGGGCTCCGCCGACGAGGCTTCGCCGCCGATCCGGATCCGATGCCTGACCAGTGGGCGGGCCGCGTCGGCGACACCGGCGAACCTTGCCTCATAGATCAGCCCGCTCGCACCCATGGCCCGGATCAGTTCGATCATTTCCCGCTCGGCCAGCCGGTAGTTCAACGGCAGGCCGACGATGCCGGTCCGCGCCAGGGCAAAATAGGTCTCGACCATTTCGGCGCGGTTGGAGCAGAGGAAGGCGACGACATCGCCCTTGCCATAACCGAGCCCCGAAAGCCCTTGGGCGAGCCGGTTGGTGCGCTCGTCGATCTGGCCAAAGGTGAAGCGCCGGTCGGTGCCGGCGCAATAGAGCGCGGGATCGTTGGCGAAGCGTATCGCCGCGGTGGCCAGGATATTGCCGACAACCATCTTGCCGAGTGAGCGGGTCATTGCGGTGTTCCATCCCTTGGGTGCGCGGTTTGTCGCGTCTGATGTGATTGGTGCCGCGGCGAAGCGGCGCCGGCGGCTCAGTTCACCCGCCGCTCCTTGGCCTCCCAGAACGGCTTGCGCAGCTCGCGCTTGAGGATCTTGCCGGCCCCCGACATCGGCAGCGGGGTGTCGCTGATGTCGACCGAGCGCGGGCATTTGTAGCCGGCGATCCGCTCCTTGCAGAACGCGATGACCTCCTGCGGGCTGACCACGGCGCCGGGCTTGCGCACCACCACGGCATGGACCTGCTCGCCCCATTCCTCGCTGGGAATGCCGACGACGGCGCATTGGGCCACGGCCGGGTGTTGCGCCACGGCATTCTCGACCTCGGTCGAATAGACGTTCTCGCCGCCGGAAATGATCATGTCCTTGACCCGGTCGACGACATAGACGAAGCCATCGGCATCCATGAAGCCGCCGTCGCCGGTATGCATCCAGCCGCCGATCAGTGCCCGCTCGGTCTCCTCCGGGCGCTCCCAATAGCCCATCATGACATTGTCGCCGCGCGCCACGATCTCGCCGACCGTGCCTGATGGCACCGGCTGGTCGTTGGCGTCGACGATGCGCACCTCGCAGCCGAGCGTGGCGCGGCCGCCGGCGCGGTGCCGGCCCTTGGCGCGGCCCTCGCCGATATGCTCGTTCCAATGCAGGATCGTGGCGATCGGCGACAGTTCGGTCATGCCATAGGCTTGGCTGAAACGGGTGTGGGGCAGGGCGGCAATGGCGCGGTCGAGCACCGCCTCGCTGATCGGCGAGGCGCCGTAGACGATGCGGCCGAGCGACGACATGTCGTGGGATTTCAAGGCGGGATGGTCGACCAGCATCTGGATCATGGTCGGGACCAGCAGCACCTCGGTCACCTTGTCGCGTTCGACCGCGGCCATGACGGCCTCGGGGCTGAAGGCCTTGATGATCACGTTGGAGCCGCCGCTGAGGAGCAGCGCGAACATGGCCGCGCCATTGGCGAGATGGAACATCGGGGCGGCGTGCAGATAGATCGCGGACGAGGGGAAAAGTCCTTCGGCGAGCGCGTTCAGCGCATTGGCCATCAGGTTGTCATGGCTCAGCATCACGCCCTTGGACCGGCCGGTGGTGCCGCCGGTATAAAAGATGCCGGCGAGATCCTCGCGCCTGGCCATGGCATCGGCGATCGGCGAGCTCGCCGCGATCAGCTCTTCGTAGTGACTGGTGCCGGCCGGCGCCGCCTCGTCATCGGCATAGACCAGGCGCAGCCCCGGGATCGTCTTTGCCAGGGCGTCGCCGACCGGTGCGAACATTTTGTCGACGATCAGCACCTTGGCACGGCAATCCTTCAGCGCATCTTCGTTTTCCAGCGGCGACCAGCGGATGTTGAGCGGCACGACCACGGCGCCGGCCCAGGCGGTGGCGAGATAGCTCTCCAGATAGCGGTCGGAGTTCAAGGACAGGATGGCGACCCGGTCGCCGGCTGCGACGCCAAGTGAGGCGAGGCCGCCGGCAAGCCGCGGCACGCGCTCGCCGAGCTCGCGCCAGGTCCGGCGCCGGTCGCCATAGACGATGGCGAGACCGCCGGCATTGATCTGCAACGCGCGCTTGAAGCCGTGCGTGATGTTCATTGTCTTCCTCCCTGGAAGGTGATGTCGACAGGCCTCTGTCGGACCCTCGGTGCCGGGTTGGGATTGGCTATTTGGCCGCGAGCCCCCCGGTCAGCCGGATAGCGAATTCCTCCCCGATGGTCTCGGCCGAGAGTTCGCCGCCCGGCTCGTACCAATGGCCGATCCAGTTCAGCGAACCGGCGATCGCGAAGGCTGCGAGCTTGGGGTCGCAGGGCATGATCGAGCCATCGGCCATGCCTTCTTCGATCCGGGTGCGGAAGGCGGTGTCGTAGCTGCGCTTGGCGCGACGCACCGAGGCGCGGGCCTCGGTGGAGAGCTCCCGGTCGTCGAGGCGGGTCACGCACATGCCGAAATCGGTGGTGATCGCCCGCACATAGGCGCGGATCAGCGCGCGCACCTTGGCCAGGCCGCTGCCGCCCTGGCGCTCGATCCCCTCGATATTGGCCTCATAGGTCTCCTGGCCGATCCGGTAGCACTCGACCAGGATCTCATCCTTCGAGCGGAAGTAGTTGTAGAGCGCCGGCTTGGTGATGTTCAGCCGCGCCGCCACTTCGTTCAGCGTCGTGCGGTGATAGCCCTCGGTCAGGAACATCTTGACCGCCATGCGCAGCACGGCGTCGCGCTTCTCGTCGCGCGCCCGCCGGCGATCCTCGAAGGGCACCCAAGGGGGCGCAATCACTGGCGGCGTTTCAACACTCTTCGGTCGCCCGCGCATGGCTCTGTCCATCATCCCTTCGGCCCGGATTGACCCCTCCGACCGCTTCATATATTACCCTTGGGTCATAAAATGTCCAGTCGGTAACTTATGGAGGAAACACATGACATCCCGCGTTGTCGTCGCAGGTGTGGGAATGATCCCCTTCGCAAAGCCGGGTGCGAGCGCGCCCTATCACGAGATGGGCACGGCCGCCGGCCGCCTGGCGCTGGCCGATGCCGGTATCGGATATGAGGCGATCGAGCAGGCCTATGCCGGTTATGTCTATGGCGACTCGACCGCCGGCCAGATGGCCATCTATCCGCTGGGCCTGACCGGCATCCCGGTCATCAACGTCAACAACAACTGCTCCACCGGCTCGACCGCGCTGTTCCTGGCGCGCCAGGCGATCGCCTCGGGAGCGGCCGATTGCGTGCTGGCGCTGGGCTTCGAGCAGATGAAGCCGGGTGCGCTCGGCGCGGTGTTTACCGACCGGCCGAGCCCGTTCGAGGCCTTCGACAAGGTGACCGATACGCTGGTCGGCTCGCCGGAGATCCCTCTGGCGCTGCGCTATTTCGGCGGCGCGGGCATCAGCCATATGAAGAAATACGGCACCAGGCTCGAGAGCTTCGCCAAGGTCCGCGCCAAGGCGAGCCGGCACGCCAAGAACAACCCGCTGGCGATCTTCCGCAAGGAGGTTTCGGTCGAGGACGTGATGAACGACCAGGTCATCTGGCCCGGCGTCATGACCCGGCTGATGGCTTGTCCGCCGACCTGCGGCGCGGCCGCCGCGGTCCTGGTTTCCGAGGCCTTCGCCAAGCGTCACGGCCTACGCACCGATGTGGTGATCGCGGCCCAGGCGATGACCACCGATACATCATCGACCTTCGACACGGCGGACATGATGCGGGTGGTCGGTTTCGACATGTCGAAGGCCGCCGCAGCCAAGGTTTACGAGCAGGCCGGCATCGGGCCTGAAGATCTCGACGTGGTCGAGCTGCACGACTGCTTCGCCCATAACGAGCTGATCACCTATGAGGCGCTGGGCCTTTGCCCGGAGGGCGGCGCGGAACGTTTCATCGACGCCGGCGACAACAGCTATGGCGGCAAGGTGGTGACCAACCCGTCGGGCGGGCTCTTGTCCAAGGGCCATCCGCTGGGGGCCACCGGTCTTGCCCAATGTTACGAACTGACCCGTCAGTTGCGCGGCACGGCGGAGGCGACCCAGGTCGACGGCGCCAGGCGGGCGCTGCAGCACAATCTCGGTCTGGGCGGCGCCTGCGTCGTCACCCTCTACGAGCGGGCGTGAGGCGGTCATGGTCGATCAATCCGCTGTCGGGCGCAGCTTCACGCCGATCACCGCCCGGGTCGAGCCGGGGCGCCTGCGCTATTTTTTTAACACGATCGGCGAGCGCAATCCGGTCTATCGCGACGCCAAGGCGGCCGAGGCCGTGGGCTTCGCCGCGGTGCCGGTGCCGCCGACCTATCTGTTCTGCCTGGAGATGATGGACAACGACCGCCCCTTCGAATTCCTCGAGGCGCTGAACATCGATCTCGCCCGGGTCCTGCATGGCGAGCAGGGCTTCACCTATCACGCACCCGTCGTGGTCGGCGACACCCTGACCTTCCAGTCCGAGGTGACCGATGTCACGGACAAGAAGGGCGGGGCGCTGACCTTTGTCGGGGTCCGGACGCGGGTGACCAACCAGGCCGGCCTGCATGTCGCCGACACCACGCGCACCATCGTGGTCAGGAACTAGCCGTGGTTCGGACGGCCCGAAAGATCCAGCGCCTCGTCTATCTCGCGGCGGTGCTGGAGGTGGAAACCAACCCTCTCCCGGAGGGAGAGGGTTACCGGATGCGGCTTCCGCCGTCGGGCCGAATTAACGCGGACGATCGGGCGCATAGCAGCGCCTGGCCCCAACAACAATCCTGCCCGAGGAGGCGTCCATGACCACTCTGTCCCCCGCCGTCGGCGAGCGTCTCGTTCACAAGGCCTTCCCGCCGATCAGCCGGCACACCCTGGCGCTCTATTGCGGCGCCTCGGGCGACCACAATCCCATGCATGTCGACATCGACTTCGCCAGACAAGCCGGTTTCCCCGACGTGTTTTCCCACGGCATGCTGGTCATGGCCTATCTCGGCCAGGCGCTGACCGATGCGGTGAGCCCCGTCGCCATCCGCTCGTTCTCGACGCGCTTCGCCGCTATCACCCAGCTTGGCTCGCGGCTGACCTGCGAAGGCACCGTCACCGAGCTGTTCGAAGCCGGCGGCGAGCGGCGCGCCAGGCTGGCGCTGACCGCCAAGGATGCCGACGGCGAGACCAAGCTCGCCGGCGAAGCCGTCATCGCGCTCTGACATCCGTCACCGCTCTCTGATCTGAGGATATCTGACATGACCAAGCTTGCTGGGAAGGTCGCGCTCGTCTCCGGCTCCGGCCGCGGCATCGGCCGCTCGATCGCGTTGAAGCTCGCCTCCGAAGGCGCCAAGGTGGTGGTCAACGACCTCGACGCCGAACCCGGCAATGCGGTGGCCGCCGAGATCAGGGCGGCCGGCGGCGAGGCGATCGCCGTCAATGGCAGCGTCACCGAGACGGGCTTCGCCGATCGTTTCGTCGGCGCAGCGATGGAGACCTTCGGCGGCCTCGACATCATCGTCAACAATGCCGGTTATACCTGGGACGCGACCATCCAGAAGATGACCGACGAGCAATTCCAGGCCATGCTCGACGTCCATCTGGTCGCGCCCTTCCGCATCCTGCGCGCGGCTTCCGAGCCGATCCGCATCCTCTCCAAGAAGGATGCCGAGGCCGGCCGCGAGGTGTTCCGCAAGGTGGTCAATATCTCCTCGATCGCCGGTCTCTACGGCAATGCCGGCCAGGCCAGCTATTCCTCCGCCAAGGCCTCGCTGATCGGCCTCACCCGCACGCTCTGCAAGGAGTGGGGCCGCTACAAGGTCAATGTGAACTGTGTCGCCTTCGGCCTGATCCAGACCCGGCTGACCCAGGCGATCGAAGCCGAGCAGAAGACGATCGATGTCGAGGGCCGCGCGATCAAGGTCGGTGTCCAGCCGGCGCTGCTCGCGACCATGGACCGGATGATCCCGCTCGGCCGCGCCGGCACGCCGGAGGAAGCCGCCGACGCGGTCTATCTCTTCTGCAGCCCGGAATCGAACTATGTCAGCGGCCAGGTGCTGGTCTGTGGCGGCGGCATCTTGATGTGAGGAACGTGTCATGACCGATGCTTCCGCCTATCTGACCTATGACGGACCGATCGCGACACTGACGCTCAATCGCCCGGAAAGCTTCAACGCGGTCGGCGCGGAGGCGGCGGCAACGTTGGCAGGCCTCGCCCGCGAGCTCGACACCCGCGCCGACCTGCGCGTGGTGGTGATCAGGGGGGCTGGGCCGGCCTTCTGCGCCGGCGGCGATATCAACGTCTTCGCCGCTCATCTCGATGATCCCGGACCGATGGTGCGGGGCATTCTCGACAGCCACCACGATTTCCTGCAGCGCCTGCAGGCCTTGCCGGCGATCGTCGTCACCAGCGTCCATGGCGCCGCCGCCGGCGCCGGCCTGTCGCTCGCCTTCATGGGCGATCTCTGCATCGCCGCCGATACCGCCCGCTTCACCCCGGCCTATGCCCGGCTCGGCGTCTCGCCCGATGGCGGCGGCACGGTCGGTCTCGTCCGCGCCGTTGGCGCAAGGCGGGCCCTGCAGATCTACCTGATGGAAGACGGCTTCGACGCCAGCCAGGCCGAAGCCTGGGGCCTGGTCAACAAGGTGGTGCCGGCCGACATGCTGGAGGCCGCGACGAAGGCGCTGGCCGAGCGGCTGGCGGGTTTCAATCCGGCAGCGGTCGCCGCCACCAAGCGGCTGGTCCATGCTTCGGCCGGAAGGCCGATGGCGGAGCAGCTCGAGGCCGAGATGACCGAGCTGATCGGCTGCATGAAAACCGCGCCGTTCCGTGATGCGGTGCATCGCTTCATCGCCAAGAGTCGCGCCGCCAAACCCGGAGCATCGGCATGATCTATCGCTCGCCTTGGATGACCGAAGAGCTCGATAGCTTCCGCGATCCGTTCCGGCGCTTCCTGGCCAAGGATCTGGCGCCGCATGCCGAACGCTGGCGGCGCGACAAGATCACCGATCGCTCGGCCTGGCGCGCGCTCGGCGACATGGGCGCGCTGCTGGCAAGCGTGCCGGAAGCTTATGGCGGGCTCGGCGCAAGCTTTGCCTATGACGCGGCGGTGACCGAAGATCTCGAGACCATCGTGCCGGAGATCGCCGGGCCGGTTGGCGTTCACAGCACGATCGTCGCCCATTACATTCTCAGCTATGGCACCGAGGCGCAGAAGCAGCGCTGGCTGCCAAAAATGGCGCGGGGCGAATTCATCGGCGCCGTCGCCATGACCGAGCCGGGCACCGGCTCGGACCTGCAGGCGGTGCGCACCACCGCGCGCAAGCGTGGCAACTCCTATGTGCTGAACGGCTCCAAGACCTTCATCACCAATGGCCAGCTCGCCGACCTCATCGTCGTGGTGGCGCGCACCAGCGACGAGCCCGGGTCCAGGGGCGTGTCGCTCGTCGTGCTGGAGGCCGAGGGCAATGACGGTTTCCGTCGCGGCCGCAACCTCGACAAGATCGGCATGAATGCATCCGACACATCGGAGCTGTTCTTCGATGATGCGGTCGTGCCGCCGGAGAACCTGTTGGGCGAGGTCGAGGGCCAGGGCTTTGCGCAGCTGATGCAGCAATTGCCGCGCGAACGCCTGTCGCTGGCGGTCGGCGCGGTCGCCGCGATGGAAAAGGCGATCCGGCTGACCGTCGACTACACCCGCGAGCGCAAGGCTTTCGGCAAGCCGGTCATCGAATTCCAGAACTCGGCCTTCAAGCTCGCCGAACGCAAGACCGAGGCGATGATCGCGCGGGTCTTCGTCGACTGGTGCGTGATGCAGCTGATCGCCGGCGAGCTCGACACCGTGACCGCCTCGATGGCCAAGTGGTGGTGCTCGGAGAAACAGAACGAGACCGTTGACGAATGCCTGCAACTGCATGGCGGGTATGGCTACATGCAGGAGTTCCCGATCGGGCGGATGTTCGTCGATGCGCGCATCCAGAAGATCTATGGCGGCACCAATGAGATCATGAAGGTGCTGATCGCGCGGTCGCTTTGAGGCAGGCGGAGGCCTGGCTGGTCGAGATCGAGAGGTTCGCCGCCGGCATGGCGGGTGGCGATGCCTCGCGCGCCCTCACGCGGCGCCGCCATGCTGATGGATGTGTGGCGGGTCCGGTGGCCGCACTTTAGGCTCGGGGCCTCGCGCCCCCTCATCCGCCACCAAGGACCAGCCCATGCATCCGCGCTCTCTCAAAATCCCCGCTGGCCGCCTGCCGCCCGGCGCCATCGGGCACAATCGCGGCGTGGTCAGGCGGAACTATGCTTTCATGCCGCCGGAAGGCGTGCTGAAGAGCCGGCTGCCGGCCTATGATCTGACCGTGGTTCGCTTCCTGGCGGCGCCCGTGCTCGGTGCGCAATTCGCCCAGTTCGTCCTGGAGGTCGCGCCGGGCGGCGGCAGCAACCGCGCCGTCGTGGAAACCGGCGTCCAGCATTTCCTCTTCGTGCTGTCGGGCGCCGTGGTCATTCGGGTTGGCGCCGATCAGCCGGCCGAACTGACCGGAGGCGGCTTTGCCTATATCCCGCCGGGCGTCGCCTTCACGCTGAAGAACGAAGGCCGCGACGAGGTTCGCGTCCTGGCCTTGCGCAAGCGCTACGAGGCGATCGATCTGCCGCCACCGGAACCGATCGTGTCGCATCGCGACCGGGTGCCGCGCGAAAACCCGACCGGGCTCGAAGGCCGCGGCTTCCAGTATCTGCTACCGTTCGGTGATATGCGCTTCGACTTCGAGATGAACCTGATGTGGTTTCAGACCGGCGCGTCGTTCCCGGACGTCGAGACCCACATCATGGAGCACGGGCTCTACATGCTGGAGGGGCAGGGGCTCTATTTTCTGGGGCAGGAATGGCACGAGATCTGGGCCGAGGATTTCATCTGGATGGGTGGCTTCTGCCCGCAGCAATTCTATCCGACCGGTTTCGGCGACGTCGAATATCTCCTCTACAAGAACGTCAATCGCGACGTGGCGTTGTAGGGGATTGGGACCTCGGGGAAGGTTTGCTTGGCTTAGAAAAGCGCAACGAAATCAACCCTCTCCCAGAGGGAGAGGGTGCCCGCGTCAGCGGGCGGGTGAGGGGTCGTCCATCTCCGGCTAGGGCGGTGTGCTCGACGAGCATTGCCACCTTCCTCAACGCTCACGCCCCTCACCCGGCGCCTGACGGCGCCACCCTCTCCCTTTGGGAGAAGGTTGATCCGCTTGTGCTTTTTCGGTGTCGGGGTTTGCCGCTGACGGCAATCCCTCACTCCACGATCCGGCTATCCAAAATCGCCTTCAGCCGCGCCAGGCTCGGCTCAGGATGCTCCATGATCTCGCTGTTGGTGAAGCGCACGACCTCGAAACCGTAGCTGCAGATGACGTCCGAGCGCCCTGCGTCATAATCAGCCAGCGGCCCGTGCTGCCGCCCGTCGATCTCGATCACCACGCGG
This portion of the Phreatobacter stygius genome encodes:
- a CDS encoding AMP-binding protein, coding for MTRSLGKMVVGNILATAAIRFANDPALYCAGTDRRFTFGQIDERTNRLAQGLSGLGYGKGDVVAFLCSNRAEMVETYFALARTGIVGLPLNYRLAEREMIELIRAMGASGLIYEARFAGVADAARPLVRHRIRIGGEASSAEPDYEALLAGASSEAPDIEIDEADPFYFNLTSGTTGLPKSYVLNQYNNSTLGPMFQAFDMTRDDVAMTVFPAFGRVGFAWIAGAILYGIPHVLANFEPNETLALIAAERVTIVNLVPTMAAMLLPALAAAPRDVTSLRAVVFAGSSLPASIREATMAKLCPRLYEYYGMQETGALVVSTPADRVRRPDSVGRPIAFGEVKIAGDDGRALPANQLGEILGRSPNAVTGYFDNPEQSARTFRDGWIHTGDLGSLDDEGYLFIRGRKKDMIVTGGQNVHAAEVEEIILGCPGVADCAVFGLPDDMWGERVVSLVVPQDRADLTAEALEAHCRQHLAGFKTPKQFIVETTPLPRTPTGKVQKFLLVERFSQASVN
- a CDS encoding YybH family protein yields the protein MFTVAAPEQMNETFVRAFNTRRLDNLLALYEADATLCVDGMSSHTGTAQIAAVLGDFLQMPGTLTGRNAFCLRHGDVALLRADWTLTGPDGTTTLAGSSAEIVRRQADGTWLYIVDHAVGASLERVG
- a CDS encoding VOC family protein, coding for MRFVDRYPIIVTPKLRECRDFWRRHLGFTVVFEATWFVLLQAEGASATLAFMSPDHPSAPPGPEVFPGFGTCFELQVENAAAAFDEFQRDDGPVGLHLVDEPFGQRRFGFTDPSGLWVDVVEQIDPAAGFWEGYVVDAEG
- a CDS encoding TetR/AcrR family transcriptional regulator, with the translated sequence MIAPPWVPFEDRRRARDEKRDAVLRMAVKMFLTEGYHRTTLNEVAARLNITKPALYNYFRSKDEILVECYRIGQETYEANIEGIERQGGSGLAKVRALIRAYVRAITTDFGMCVTRLDDRELSTEARASVRRAKRSYDTAFRTRIEEGMADGSIMPCDPKLAAFAIAGSLNWIGHWYEPGGELSAETIGEEFAIRLTGGLAAK
- a CDS encoding lipid-transfer protein, whose protein sequence is MTSRVVVAGVGMIPFAKPGASAPYHEMGTAAGRLALADAGIGYEAIEQAYAGYVYGDSTAGQMAIYPLGLTGIPVINVNNNCSTGSTALFLARQAIASGAADCVLALGFEQMKPGALGAVFTDRPSPFEAFDKVTDTLVGSPEIPLALRYFGGAGISHMKKYGTRLESFAKVRAKASRHAKNNPLAIFRKEVSVEDVMNDQVIWPGVMTRLMACPPTCGAAAAVLVSEAFAKRHGLRTDVVIAAQAMTTDTSSTFDTADMMRVVGFDMSKAAAAKVYEQAGIGPEDLDVVELHDCFAHNELITYEALGLCPEGGAERFIDAGDNSYGGKVVTNPSGGLLSKGHPLGATGLAQCYELTRQLRGTAEATQVDGARRALQHNLGLGGACVVTLYERA
- a CDS encoding acyl-CoA synthetase, whose translation is MNITHGFKRALQINAGGLAIVYGDRRRTWRELGERVPRLAGGLASLGVAAGDRVAILSLNSDRYLESYLATAWAGAVVVPLNIRWSPLENEDALKDCRAKVLIVDKMFAPVGDALAKTIPGLRLVYADDEAAPAGTSHYEELIAASSPIADAMARREDLAGIFYTGGTTGRSKGVMLSHDNLMANALNALAEGLFPSSAIYLHAAPMFHLANGAAMFALLLSGGSNVIIKAFSPEAVMAAVERDKVTEVLLVPTMIQMLVDHPALKSHDMSSLGRIVYGASPISEAVLDRAIAALPHTRFSQAYGMTELSPIATILHWNEHIGEGRAKGRHRAGGRATLGCEVRIVDANDQPVPSGTVGEIVARGDNVMMGYWERPEETERALIGGWMHTGDGGFMDADGFVYVVDRVKDMIISGGENVYSTEVENAVAQHPAVAQCAVVGIPSEEWGEQVHAVVVRKPGAVVSPQEVIAFCKERIAGYKCPRSVDISDTPLPMSGAGKILKRELRKPFWEAKERRVN
- a CDS encoding LysR family transcriptional regulator, translated to MTLFDGMETFARVVEAGSFTAAARELDVTKSSVSETVRRLEQRLGVRLLDRSTRHVAPTEAGLAFHARARKAIAEAQGAVAEARALHEEPAGRLRIAAPEAFTQLLVPVLSGLMQDYPDLEVEIVGGVPPVDLVEAGFDLAVRLAPRPADTLIVRRVGTSRIIILGSPAYLARQGAPERPEDVVAHRCIGFSPVFWGHEWRFETVDGLLAVPVKPVLLTNVTEAMRAAALAGMGLTALPEWSVADELGSGALVRVLSGWKTPESGIFVVYPSNRLMAAKVKHFADRLRQHLKAAGLS